From the Armatimonadota bacterium genome, one window contains:
- a CDS encoding DmsC/YnfH family molybdoenzyme membrane anchor subunit codes for MATASPPQRSPLMTPSFLLAADLKARYRPQREWVEGRGLFLIVAHFLSGAGAAAWLLAVPLNGPPGLVVGWVLVALSGLAHLAFLGKPARFWRMARRPHSSWISRGLLGLAVFLLSGGGFLGLAWLGQGGSALGQGLFWLSLLGAAWLLVYKGFVWASAKGIPLWNTPLVPILYLVYGLRGGLAALLLVALAQPRAGELAAMETLKLWLGLSSALLVLVYVAVMRGTGLTAAASVRALLRGQAAAVFYLGVVLLGLVWPIALGAYALATPVSGVVLASVGLTSLLGDLALLYAVARAGLYRPLPA; via the coding sequence ATGGCTACCGCGAGCCCACCCCAACGTTCGCCGCTGATGACGCCGAGCTTTCTGCTGGCCGCGGACCTGAAGGCGCGCTACCGCCCGCAGCGGGAGTGGGTGGAAGGGCGCGGCCTGTTCCTGATCGTGGCGCACTTCCTGAGTGGGGCCGGGGCCGCCGCCTGGCTGCTGGCCGTCCCGCTCAACGGGCCGCCCGGCCTGGTGGTCGGCTGGGTGCTGGTGGCGCTGAGCGGCCTGGCCCACCTGGCCTTCCTGGGCAAGCCGGCCCGCTTCTGGCGGATGGCGCGACGGCCGCACTCGTCCTGGATCAGCCGCGGGCTGCTGGGACTGGCCGTGTTCCTGCTGAGCGGAGGGGGGTTCCTGGGGCTGGCCTGGCTCGGCCAGGGCGGCTCGGCCCTGGGCCAGGGGCTGTTCTGGCTGTCGCTGCTGGGCGCGGCCTGGCTGCTGGTGTACAAGGGCTTCGTCTGGGCCTCGGCCAAGGGCATCCCGCTGTGGAACACGCCGCTGGTGCCCATCCTGTACCTGGTGTACGGCCTGCGCGGCGGGCTGGCGGCGCTGCTGCTGGTGGCCCTGGCCCAGCCGCGGGCAGGCGAACTGGCGGCCATGGAGACCCTCAAGCTGTGGCTGGGGCTGTCGTCCGCGCTGCTGGTGCTGGTCTACGTGGCGGTGATGCGCGGGACCGGGCTGACGGCGGCCGCGTCGGTGCGGGCACTGCTCAGGGGTCAGGCCGCGGCGGTCTTCTACCTGGGGGTGGTACTGCTGGGCCTGGTCTGGCCCATCGCCCTGGGCGCCTACGCCCTGGCGACGCCCGTGAGCGGGGTCGTGCTGGCCAGCGTGGGCCTGACCTCGTTGCTGGGCGACCTGGCGCTGCTGTACGCCGTGGCCCGCGCCGGGCTGTACCGCCCGCTGCCCGCGTAG
- a CDS encoding IclR family transcriptional regulator C-terminal domain-containing protein: protein MEASRYFVHSLAKGLEALRCFGPDSPSLSLKELAERLGWNKATAFRFVYTLQQLGYLDQDPRTRRYRLGVRVLDLGFSCLNSLGLSERAQPYLEELFHQTGQPIQMTILDGADIVYLARVADRRLTVINLYVGCRLPAYCTSTGKVLLAHRPWEEVRRLLAGVALQAHTPYTITDLEQLRLALEQVRRLGYAVGDQELELGVRSLAVPVRDATGQVVAAINISTRVARVDQPTLLGRYLPLVIQTAERISAALGYKPNATSHPRREAIHAIP, encoded by the coding sequence TTGGAAGCGAGCCGCTACTTCGTTCACTCGCTGGCCAAGGGGCTGGAGGCGCTCCGGTGCTTCGGCCCGGACAGCCCGAGTCTCAGCCTCAAGGAGCTGGCCGAGCGTCTGGGGTGGAACAAGGCCACCGCCTTCCGCTTCGTCTACACCCTGCAGCAGCTCGGTTACCTCGACCAGGACCCTCGCACCAGGCGCTACCGGCTCGGCGTGCGGGTGCTGGACCTGGGCTTCAGTTGCCTGAACAGCCTGGGGCTGTCCGAGCGCGCCCAGCCGTACCTGGAGGAGCTGTTCCACCAGACCGGCCAGCCGATCCAGATGACCATCCTGGACGGCGCCGACATCGTGTATCTGGCGCGCGTGGCCGATCGGCGGCTGACGGTCATCAACCTGTATGTGGGCTGTCGCCTGCCAGCCTACTGCACCTCCACGGGCAAAGTCCTGCTGGCGCACCGCCCCTGGGAGGAGGTGCGGCGGCTCCTGGCCGGGGTGGCCTTGCAGGCGCACACCCCCTACACCATCACCGACCTGGAGCAGCTCCGGCTCGCTCTGGAGCAGGTGCGCCGGCTGGGATACGCCGTCGGCGACCAGGAGCTGGAGCTGGGCGTCCGCTCCCTGGCCGTCCCGGTGCGGGACGCGACCGGCCAGGTGGTGGCGGCCATCAACATCTCCACCCGGGTGGCGCGAGTTGACCAGCCCACGCTCCTCGGCCGCTATCTGCCCCTGGTCATCCAGACGGCGGAGCGCATCTCCGCCGCCCTCGGCTACAAGCCCAACGCCACTTCACATCCACGGAGGGAAGCGATCCATGCCATTCCGTGA
- a CDS encoding UbiD family decarboxylase → MPFRDLREFITALEQQGQLCRVTRQVDWNLELAHVAKLNEERGGAALLFQDIKDYPGKYVFSGAFTARERMAIALGLDPHTRYVELARHWVQRTQERVPPVMVEQGEWQQNVRQGAEVNLLELPVPWVYPADGGRYIGTAVYLITRNPDTGRVNLGTYRGMVIDERTIGIQIIKGKDADIDLKAYARAKQPMPCAYVIGGNPLLFACSSTLFPIDFSEYDAAGSLNGAPIEVAHGLTTDLPIPAGAEIVIEGEIMPGETLPEGPFGEYTGYYSGAGEHTREFITVKSLAFRDEPILWLSTVGKPTTDTHMIMGINHNATLWSDLLRAKIPGIQAVYCPPEAAGRMLAVISIRQMYYGHSTWVGLAAFSSITGNYGLKTVIVVDEDIDPEDWSQVLYALAFRLQPERGIQVLHRGRSTPLDPSLPIDSRYLTSRVLIDCCIPYEWEKKPRPIELDQELVKRITDEWDTYFGQLPADGHEARARERPLAVPAPSARR, encoded by the coding sequence ATGCCATTCCGTGACCTGCGAGAGTTCATCACCGCGCTGGAGCAGCAGGGCCAGCTTTGCCGCGTCACGCGCCAGGTGGACTGGAACCTGGAGTTGGCCCACGTGGCCAAGCTGAACGAGGAGCGTGGCGGAGCGGCGCTGCTGTTCCAGGACATCAAAGACTACCCCGGCAAGTACGTGTTCAGCGGCGCCTTCACCGCCAGGGAGCGGATGGCCATCGCCCTCGGCCTGGACCCCCATACCCGTTACGTCGAGCTGGCCCGCCACTGGGTCCAGCGGACCCAGGAGCGGGTGCCCCCGGTCATGGTGGAGCAGGGCGAATGGCAGCAGAACGTCCGCCAGGGGGCGGAGGTGAACCTGCTGGAGCTGCCCGTCCCCTGGGTCTATCCCGCCGACGGGGGCCGCTACATCGGCACGGCCGTCTACCTGATCACCCGCAATCCCGACACCGGGCGGGTGAACCTGGGCACCTACCGCGGGATGGTCATTGATGAGCGGACCATCGGCATCCAGATCATCAAGGGCAAGGACGCCGACATTGACCTAAAGGCCTACGCGCGCGCGAAGCAGCCCATGCCCTGTGCCTACGTCATCGGCGGCAATCCGCTGCTCTTCGCCTGCTCCAGCACTCTGTTTCCCATCGATTTCAGCGAATACGACGCCGCGGGTAGTCTCAATGGCGCTCCTATCGAGGTGGCTCACGGGCTCACCACCGACCTGCCCATCCCGGCCGGCGCGGAGATCGTCATCGAAGGCGAGATCATGCCCGGAGAGACCCTGCCCGAGGGACCGTTCGGGGAATACACCGGCTACTACAGCGGCGCGGGTGAGCATACGCGCGAGTTCATCACGGTCAAGTCGCTGGCCTTCCGCGACGAGCCCATCCTGTGGCTGAGCACGGTGGGTAAGCCCACCACCGACACCCACATGATCATGGGCATCAACCACAACGCCACCCTGTGGAGCGACCTGCTGCGAGCCAAAATCCCCGGCATCCAGGCGGTCTACTGCCCGCCCGAGGCGGCCGGCCGAATGCTGGCGGTTATCTCCATCCGCCAGATGTATTACGGCCACTCGACCTGGGTGGGGTTGGCCGCCTTCTCTTCCATCACCGGTAACTACGGCCTCAAGACGGTGATCGTGGTGGACGAGGACATCGACCCGGAGGACTGGAGCCAGGTGCTGTATGCCCTCGCCTTCCGCTTGCAGCCGGAGCGAGGCATTCAGGTGCTGCACCGCGGACGCTCCACGCCGCTGGACCCCTCCCTGCCGATCGACAGCCGCTATCTGACCTCTCGCGTCCTGATTGACTGCTGCATCCCCTATGAGTGGGAGAAGAAGCCGCGACCCATCGAGTTAGACCAGGAACTGGTGAAGCGCATCACCGACGAGTGGGACACCTACTTCGGGCAACTTCCGGCCGACGGGCACGAGGCGCGAGCGAGGGAGCGTCCACTTGCCGTGCCAGCGCCTAGCGCGCGGCGGTAG
- a CDS encoding HAD-IIA family hydrolase: protein MERVRAARGFLLDVDGCLMLGQEAGGSGGQPLPGAVELVSRLKAEGRKVLCFTNSTGQAPAENAQALRRAGFDLTDQEFMTPAVVAAEYLRRHHPEARVLAIGGRGITAPLEERGLTLVPLEAARDASVVLVGRDTDFSYRKLEAGCQAVWSGASLLVTSNARWLPVRGGKVPGTGAIVAGIAYATETEPLVLGKPSPLVLQIVGEVLGLAPTELAVVGDDLELEVRMGRAGGAFTVLVLSGATREEDLRDLPRELRPDLVVSDVGELNRMLDGGG from the coding sequence ATGGAGCGCGTCAGAGCGGCGCGAGGCTTCCTGCTGGACGTAGACGGCTGCCTGATGCTGGGCCAGGAGGCGGGCGGCAGCGGCGGGCAGCCGCTGCCCGGCGCGGTGGAACTGGTCTCCAGGCTCAAGGCCGAGGGGCGAAAGGTCCTGTGCTTCACCAACAGCACCGGCCAGGCTCCGGCCGAGAACGCGCAAGCCCTGCGCCGAGCGGGGTTCGACCTCACCGACCAGGAGTTCATGACCCCGGCGGTGGTGGCGGCCGAATACCTTCGTCGCCACCACCCGGAGGCCAGGGTGCTGGCCATCGGGGGACGAGGGATCACGGCCCCGCTGGAGGAGCGAGGCCTGACCCTGGTCCCGCTGGAGGCGGCGCGAGACGCCAGCGTCGTGCTGGTGGGGCGCGACACCGACTTCAGCTACCGCAAGCTGGAGGCAGGATGCCAGGCTGTGTGGAGCGGGGCGTCCCTGCTGGTCACGAGCAACGCCCGCTGGCTGCCGGTGCGCGGCGGGAAGGTGCCGGGCACCGGGGCCATCGTGGCCGGCATCGCCTACGCCACCGAGACGGAGCCGCTGGTGCTGGGCAAGCCCTCGCCGCTGGTCCTGCAGATCGTCGGGGAGGTCCTGGGCCTCGCCCCCACGGAGCTGGCCGTGGTCGGCGACGACCTGGAGCTCGAGGTCCGCATGGGCCGGGCGGGCGGAGCGTTCACCGTGCTGGTCCTGAGTGGCGCAACGCGGGAGGAGGACCTGCGAGACCTCCCGCGGGAGCTGCGGCCTGATCTGGTGGTGTCCGACGTGGGTGAGCTCAACCGGATGCTCGATGGAGGAGGTTGA
- a CDS encoding PEP-utilizing enzyme — translation MVTTRKRFPYPWEVETPKGAEGWERMYPYYLLSSEETRAHEQSLFWFQDKIHHAYALYPFDVITFEAWRLALGQYNTRVFGVPPALGIDHRVLNGYLYIAPVPVADPEEVTRRVGYFQKRAGYYFEHWNELFDRWRPKAEAVIREMEKIAFRPLPAWEPEEVVFEGRGRSSGYDLLASYSELINRFFLMWQYHFEMLNLGYVAYLTFFQFCKTAFPDIPDQTIARMVAGIDVLLFRPDEELKGLARKAVELQVAEAFTRAASAQATLQELEHTDNGRQWLRALDQVKYPWFYYSSEYGFYHDQPSWIDDLSIPFSGIRGYIERLQRGEDISRPTQKLLAEREQLAQEYRALLRTDQDRQQFDQLVGLARTVFPYIEDHNFFVEHWSHTIFWQKMRDLGQVLVEAGFLTDREDVFYLNRHEVAQVVYDVASSWAVGVRPVGVQRWRDEVQRRREILQVLREWTPVPGLGEPPETVTEPFTVMLWGIISNTVKEWLEGPAERANELRGFPASPGVAEGPARLIRAVEDIGQVQPGEILVCPMTSPSWAPVFSLISGTVSDIGGMMCHAAIVSREYGLPAVVGTGFATTAIKTGQRVRVDGNQGVVTILSAS, via the coding sequence ATGGTCACGACCAGGAAGCGGTTCCCCTACCCGTGGGAGGTGGAGACGCCGAAGGGCGCCGAGGGCTGGGAGCGAATGTATCCCTACTACCTCCTCTCCAGCGAGGAGACCCGAGCGCACGAGCAGAGCCTCTTCTGGTTCCAGGACAAGATCCATCACGCCTATGCGCTCTATCCCTTCGATGTCATCACCTTTGAGGCCTGGCGCTTGGCGCTGGGGCAGTACAACACCAGGGTCTTCGGCGTGCCGCCAGCCCTGGGCATAGACCACCGGGTGCTCAACGGCTACCTGTACATCGCGCCCGTCCCCGTGGCCGACCCGGAGGAGGTGACTCGACGGGTCGGGTACTTCCAGAAGCGGGCCGGCTACTACTTCGAGCACTGGAACGAGCTGTTCGACCGCTGGCGCCCCAAGGCCGAGGCGGTGATCCGTGAGATGGAGAAGATCGCCTTCAGACCGCTGCCGGCCTGGGAGCCGGAGGAGGTCGTGTTCGAGGGCAGGGGACGCTCCAGCGGCTACGACCTCCTGGCCAGCTACTCCGAGCTGATCAACAGGTTCTTCCTGATGTGGCAGTACCACTTCGAGATGCTGAACCTCGGGTATGTGGCCTATCTCACCTTCTTCCAGTTCTGCAAGACCGCCTTCCCGGACATCCCCGACCAGACCATCGCCCGCATGGTGGCGGGCATCGACGTCCTGCTCTTCCGTCCGGACGAAGAGCTGAAGGGCCTGGCCCGCAAGGCGGTGGAGCTGCAGGTAGCCGAGGCCTTCACCCGCGCGGCCAGCGCCCAGGCGACGCTTCAGGAGCTGGAGCACACCGACAACGGCCGGCAGTGGCTGCGGGCCCTGGACCAGGTCAAGTACCCCTGGTTCTACTACTCCTCCGAGTACGGCTTCTACCACGACCAGCCGAGTTGGATCGATGACCTGTCCATCCCCTTCAGCGGCATCCGCGGCTACATCGAGCGGCTGCAGCGGGGCGAGGATATCAGCCGACCGACCCAGAAGCTCCTGGCGGAGCGGGAGCAACTCGCCCAGGAGTACCGGGCCCTGCTCAGGACCGACCAGGACAGGCAGCAGTTCGACCAGCTCGTCGGCCTGGCCCGCACCGTTTTCCCGTACATCGAGGACCACAACTTCTTCGTCGAGCACTGGTCCCACACCATCTTCTGGCAGAAGATGCGGGACCTGGGGCAGGTGCTGGTGGAGGCGGGCTTCCTCACCGACAGGGAGGACGTCTTCTATCTCAACCGCCACGAGGTGGCCCAGGTCGTGTACGACGTGGCTTCCTCCTGGGCCGTAGGGGTGCGGCCGGTCGGCGTCCAGCGCTGGCGGGACGAAGTCCAGCGACGCCGAGAGATCCTCCAGGTGCTGCGCGAGTGGACCCCTGTCCCCGGCCTGGGGGAGCCGCCGGAGACCGTGACCGAACCCTTCACCGTCATGCTCTGGGGGATCATCAGCAACACGGTGAAAGAGTGGCTGGAGGGGCCTGCCGAGCGGGCGAACGAACTGCGCGGCTTCCCCGCTTCGCCGGGGGTGGCCGAGGGGCCGGCCCGATTGATTCGAGCCGTGGAGGACATCGGCCAGGTCCAGCCGGGCGAGATCCTGGTCTGCCCCATGACCTCCCCCTCCTGGGCGCCCGTCTTCTCGCTGATCAGTGGCACTGTCTCCGACATCGGCGGCATGATGTGCCACGCCGCCATCGTCAGCCGAGAGTACGGCCTGCCCGCCGTGGTGGGGACCGGCTTCGCCACCACCGCCATCAAGACGGGACAGCGGGTGCGGGTGGATGGCAACCAGGGGGTAGTGACTATCCTGAGCGCAAGCTAG
- a CDS encoding molybdopterin-dependent oxidoreductase, whose protein sequence is MQLQLALDRLGWSGQSAGTPDYSLHELRQRKLPWDRVVKGTHITNCWYQYFCSVNLYVRDGVVLREEQAGNYPPRTDGTPDFNPRGCQKGLCYPERLYDASRLKYPLKRVGQRGEGRWQRISWDQALDEIAEVLLETLVTEGPEVIHEARGTMGFLGSSQLAAVSLLDVLGVPRMDVNTDLGDDHQGAALTFGKAVFSDSADNWFHADVILIWGGNPAYTHIPNYHFIAEARYRGAQVVAIGPDYSASAIHADLWVPVNIGTDAALALGMAQVILEEGLYRADFVREQTDLPLLVREDSGRFLREADLKRGGRDDVLYLWDEARGLTEAPRKSLELHGLKPALEGAFTVDTLAGKVAVKPVFQRLKELLDRDYTPRQAGAICGVRPELIRRLARGVARARGVVNISTSNFSKFYHGDLIERAIILVFALCGHLGRRGASYNAFPMLTLDTAFGATERRGEHLLLGAAAADPRYAQWRLDGYTDEMVLYEYIRDAFARGKLRSSALTYLVHGGLLELSEQHNSWDPYLKRPVGDYLRESLANGWHGVSPPSDRTPKVVIAQGGNILRRVRASEQFLRSFLPKVRLLVTLDWRMSTTALYSDYVLPIATWYETDSLPWRASPISPFVVSNRKAVEPLYEARNEWETYFLIARKLQEKALARGITSYRDAQGQERRLDRLEKELSRDGLYLAEDEEAIARDVFLNATNVEQADWDEFREKGVLDYTGVGRDSRSIGNACDIQPGEPIVPLTWHTERKEPYPTLTRRIQFYIDHPWYLELGEALPVHKDPPRAGGDYPLCVTGGHARWSIHTCWTDQAVLLRLQRGEPILFMSREDALARGIEDGDRVEVFNDVAAFQVQAAVSPAVRPGQTIIYHAWENYQFPAWKHFQSVMPSPLNPIELAGGYFQLRPLVLTLTPGLSDRDTRVEVRRGPG, encoded by the coding sequence ATGCAGCTGCAGCTAGCGCTTGACCGCCTGGGCTGGAGTGGCCAGTCCGCGGGCACCCCGGACTACTCGCTTCACGAGCTCCGCCAGAGAAAGCTGCCGTGGGATCGTGTCGTCAAAGGGACCCACATCACCAACTGCTGGTACCAGTACTTCTGCAGCGTGAACCTCTACGTCAGGGACGGCGTGGTCCTGCGGGAGGAGCAGGCCGGCAACTACCCACCCAGAACCGATGGGACGCCTGACTTCAACCCGCGCGGCTGCCAGAAGGGGCTGTGCTATCCGGAGCGTCTGTACGACGCCAGCCGGCTGAAATACCCGCTGAAGCGAGTGGGCCAGCGGGGGGAGGGGCGCTGGCAGCGCATCTCCTGGGACCAGGCCCTGGACGAGATCGCCGAGGTGCTCCTGGAGACGCTGGTCACCGAGGGGCCGGAGGTGATCCACGAGGCGCGAGGGACGATGGGCTTCCTGGGCAGCAGCCAGTTGGCGGCCGTCAGCCTGCTGGACGTGCTCGGGGTGCCGCGGATGGACGTCAACACTGACCTGGGGGACGACCACCAGGGAGCCGCCCTGACTTTCGGCAAGGCGGTGTTCTCCGACTCGGCCGACAACTGGTTCCACGCCGACGTGATCCTGATCTGGGGCGGGAATCCCGCCTACACCCACATCCCCAACTACCACTTTATCGCCGAGGCCCGCTACCGCGGGGCGCAGGTCGTGGCCATCGGTCCCGACTACAGCGCCTCCGCCATCCATGCCGACCTGTGGGTGCCCGTCAACATCGGCACCGACGCTGCCCTGGCGCTGGGGATGGCTCAGGTCATCCTGGAGGAGGGGCTGTATCGGGCGGATTTCGTGCGGGAGCAGACGGACCTGCCCCTGCTGGTCCGCGAGGACAGCGGCCGCTTCCTGCGCGAGGCCGATCTCAAGCGCGGCGGTCGTGACGACGTGCTGTACCTGTGGGACGAGGCCAGGGGCCTCACCGAGGCACCCCGCAAGAGCCTGGAGCTGCACGGCCTCAAGCCGGCCCTAGAAGGCGCCTTCACGGTCGACACGCTGGCCGGCAAGGTGGCTGTCAAGCCGGTCTTCCAGCGCTTGAAGGAGCTCCTGGACCGGGACTACACCCCCCGGCAGGCGGGAGCGATCTGCGGCGTTCGCCCGGAGCTCATCCGCCGCCTGGCGCGCGGGGTCGCCCGCGCCAGGGGGGTGGTCAACATCAGCACCTCCAACTTCTCCAAGTTCTATCACGGCGACCTCATCGAGCGGGCCATCATCCTGGTCTTTGCCCTGTGCGGACACCTGGGCCGCAGGGGCGCCTCATACAATGCCTTCCCCATGCTCACCCTGGACACCGCCTTCGGGGCGACGGAGCGCCGGGGCGAGCACCTGCTCCTGGGCGCGGCTGCCGCGGACCCGCGCTACGCCCAGTGGCGGCTGGACGGCTACACCGACGAGATGGTCCTGTATGAGTACATCCGCGACGCGTTTGCCCGGGGCAAGCTGCGCTCCTCCGCCCTCACCTACCTGGTGCACGGCGGGCTGCTGGAGCTGTCCGAGCAGCACAACAGTTGGGACCCGTACCTGAAGCGGCCCGTTGGGGACTACCTGCGGGAGTCCCTGGCGAACGGCTGGCACGGCGTGTCTCCGCCATCCGATCGGACGCCCAAGGTGGTGATCGCCCAGGGCGGCAACATCCTGCGGCGGGTGCGGGCGAGCGAGCAGTTCCTGCGCTCGTTCCTGCCCAAGGTCCGGCTGCTGGTCACGCTGGACTGGCGGATGAGCACCACCGCCCTGTACTCGGACTACGTGCTGCCCATCGCCACGTGGTACGAGACCGACTCCCTGCCCTGGCGGGCCTCGCCCATCTCACCGTTCGTCGTCAGCAACCGCAAAGCGGTCGAGCCCCTGTACGAGGCGAGAAACGAGTGGGAGACCTACTTCCTCATCGCTCGGAAGCTGCAGGAGAAGGCGCTGGCCAGGGGGATCACCAGCTACCGAGACGCGCAGGGCCAGGAGCGGCGCCTGGACCGGCTGGAGAAGGAGCTGAGCCGCGACGGGCTCTACCTGGCCGAGGACGAAGAGGCCATCGCTCGCGACGTCTTCCTCAACGCGACCAACGTGGAACAGGCGGACTGGGACGAGTTCAGAGAGAAGGGCGTCCTGGACTACACCGGGGTGGGGAGGGACAGCCGCTCCATCGGCAACGCCTGTGACATCCAGCCAGGCGAGCCCATCGTCCCCCTGACCTGGCACACCGAGCGCAAGGAGCCCTATCCCACTCTGACGCGACGGATCCAGTTCTACATCGACCACCCCTGGTACCTGGAGCTGGGCGAGGCGCTGCCGGTGCACAAAGATCCCCCCAGGGCGGGAGGTGACTATCCCCTGTGCGTGACGGGTGGGCATGCCCGCTGGAGCATCCACACCTGCTGGACAGACCAGGCCGTGTTGCTCCGACTTCAGCGGGGCGAGCCCATCCTCTTCATGAGCAGGGAGGACGCACTGGCGCGCGGCATCGAAGACGGGGACCGGGTGGAGGTGTTCAACGACGTGGCCGCCTTCCAAGTCCAGGCGGCCGTCTCGCCGGCCGTGCGGCCGGGGCAGACCATCATCTACCACGCCTGGGAGAACTACCAGTTCCCGGCTTGGAAGCACTTCCAGAGCGTCATGCCTTCGCCCTTGAACCCGATCGAACTGGCCGGGGGGTACTTCCAGCTCCGGCCGCTGGTGCTGACCCTGACGCCGGGCCTCAGCGATCGAGATACCCGAGTGGAGGTGCGCCGCGGTCCGGGCTGA
- a CDS encoding PEP/pyruvate-binding domain-containing protein, translating to MKRYVVWFTDPGATERSLVGGKVAGLAEMLRYQVRVPPGFAVTSQAYEGFVEESGLQSEINRLLERLDTRTPEQVEAAGAQLRGLLMEEALPSTVARQIDTAYHALAEQVGVQDPPVAVRSSSTAEDTEAASFAGEYESYLWVRGLEAVRQCVRACWASLFTARAIVYRAERGIPHREARMAVAVQKMVRARTGGVMFTLNPLSGDPSRIAIEASWGLGSAVVGGEVTPDQFAVDKVTMAVLERRISRKTLQHLPRPGGGVLPAPVPDELQATPCLTDQEVLELARLGKLLERYYGHPQDLEWAVDADLPFPDNIFLVQCRPETVWSRRDARPIFDPQKGVLDWMVETLRKGR from the coding sequence ATGAAGCGGTACGTGGTCTGGTTCACCGACCCGGGCGCGACGGAACGGTCCCTGGTGGGCGGCAAGGTCGCCGGCCTGGCGGAGATGCTGCGCTACCAGGTGCGGGTGCCGCCGGGCTTCGCGGTGACCAGCCAGGCGTACGAGGGTTTCGTGGAGGAAAGCGGCCTCCAGTCGGAGATCAACCGCCTCCTGGAACGGCTCGACACCCGCACCCCCGAGCAGGTTGAGGCGGCCGGGGCACAGCTCCGCGGGCTGCTCATGGAGGAGGCGTTGCCATCCACGGTCGCCCGCCAGATCGACACGGCCTATCACGCGCTGGCGGAGCAGGTGGGGGTGCAGGACCCGCCGGTGGCGGTGCGCTCCAGCTCCACGGCCGAGGATACCGAGGCCGCCAGCTTCGCGGGCGAGTACGAGAGCTACCTGTGGGTCCGCGGCCTCGAGGCGGTGCGGCAGTGCGTCCGCGCCTGCTGGGCCAGCCTCTTCACCGCTCGCGCCATCGTCTATCGCGCTGAGCGGGGCATCCCCCACCGCGAGGCCCGCATGGCCGTGGCGGTGCAGAAGATGGTGCGGGCCAGGACAGGAGGCGTGATGTTCACGCTGAACCCACTCAGCGGCGACCCCTCCCGGATCGCCATCGAGGCGAGCTGGGGGCTTGGCTCGGCGGTGGTGGGCGGTGAGGTCACCCCCGACCAGTTCGCGGTGGACAAGGTGACCATGGCGGTGCTGGAGCGTCGCATCTCCCGCAAGACGCTGCAGCACCTGCCGCGGCCCGGCGGCGGCGTCCTCCCGGCGCCCGTGCCGGACGAGCTGCAAGCGACTCCCTGCCTCACCGACCAGGAGGTGCTGGAGCTGGCGCGGCTCGGCAAGCTGCTGGAGCGCTACTACGGCCACCCGCAGGACCTGGAGTGGGCGGTGGACGCCGACCTCCCCTTCCCGGACAATATCTTCCTGGTCCAGTGTCGGCCTGAGACAGTGTGGTCGCGGCGCGACGCCAGGCCCATCTTCGATCCCCAGAAGGGTGTCCTGGACTGGATGGTCGAGACGTTGCGGAAGGGCAGGTAG
- a CDS encoding NUDIX hydrolase has translation MAEAPFCPYCRSAMGRRLDGGRERSACPACGYVAYRNPVPVAMVLARRGQEVLLTRRANEPLRGFWAPPAGYVELDETVEQAAVREVQEETGLEVALDGLLGVYSRAGVGVLFVVFGGRVTGGSPSPSEEALEVGFFPPAALPPQPPSHAGTQLDRWFLEVVEELLRGRGAGA, from the coding sequence GTGGCCGAGGCGCCCTTCTGCCCCTACTGCCGTTCGGCCATGGGGCGCCGCCTGGACGGAGGCAGAGAGCGGTCGGCGTGTCCGGCGTGCGGCTACGTAGCCTACCGCAACCCCGTGCCGGTGGCCATGGTGCTGGCCCGCCGGGGGCAGGAGGTGCTGCTCACGCGCCGGGCTAACGAGCCCCTGCGCGGCTTCTGGGCGCCGCCGGCGGGCTACGTCGAGCTGGATGAGACGGTCGAACAGGCGGCGGTCCGCGAGGTGCAGGAGGAGACCGGGCTGGAGGTCGCCCTGGACGGCCTGCTAGGGGTGTACTCGCGGGCTGGAGTGGGGGTCCTGTTCGTGGTCTTCGGCGGTCGAGTGACCGGCGGCAGCCCGAGCCCGAGCGAGGAGGCGCTGGAGGTGGGCTTCTTCCCCCCGGCCGCGCTCCCCCCGCAGCCGCCGTCCCACGCCGGCACGCAGCTGGACCGCTGGTTCCTGGAGGTCGTCGAGGAGCTGCTGAGAGGGCGAGGGGCCGGGGCGTAG
- a CDS encoding ribbon-helix-helix domain-containing protein: MPRSSRITISLPTPLLEALDHKLARAGESRGAVVRRLIEQALREAQEREDVERSICGDHEHPQTEEELGWLDQVVPEALAEQAWD; this comes from the coding sequence ATGCCGAGGTCGAGCCGAATCACCATCAGCTTGCCCACGCCGCTGCTGGAGGCCCTGGACCACAAGCTGGCGCGGGCTGGGGAGAGCCGCGGCGCCGTGGTCCGGCGACTCATCGAGCAGGCGCTCCGGGAGGCTCAGGAGCGCGAGGACGTCGAACGCTCCATCTGCGGCGATCACGAGCACCCGCAGACTGAAGAGGAGCTTGGCTGGCTGGACCAGGTCGTGCCAGAGGCCCTCGCGGAGCAGGCCTGGGACTGA